A single region of the Pseudomonas sp. VD-NE ins genome encodes:
- the trmJ gene encoding tRNA (cytosine(32)/uridine(32)-2'-O)-methyltransferase TrmJ produces MLQNIRVVLVNTSHPGNIGGAARAMKNMGLSRLVLVEPRLFPHHEADARASGAGDILENAQVVATLEDALVGCNLVLGTSARDRRIPWPLLDPRECGTKVVEEAGQGAEIALVFGREDSGLTNDELQRCHFHVHIPSDPEFSSLNLGAAVQVLSYEVRMAWLAAQGQPSKIEKEEVASVKSAELATMDELERFYEHLEQTLVAIEFLDPEKPRHLMARLRRLYGRSSVSRAEMNILRGILTETQKAARGELLKRKD; encoded by the coding sequence TTGCTGCAGAACATTCGTGTCGTCCTGGTCAATACCAGCCACCCCGGCAACATCGGCGGGGCCGCGCGCGCCATGAAAAACATGGGTCTGTCGCGACTGGTGCTAGTCGAACCGCGCCTGTTTCCGCATCACGAGGCCGATGCTCGCGCCTCCGGTGCCGGTGACATCCTTGAAAACGCCCAGGTCGTCGCCACCTTGGAAGATGCCTTGGTCGGCTGCAATCTGGTGCTCGGCACCAGCGCCCGTGACCGCCGTATCCCTTGGCCGCTGCTGGATCCGCGCGAATGCGGTACCAAAGTGGTCGAGGAAGCCGGGCAGGGCGCCGAAATAGCGCTGGTGTTCGGCCGTGAAGATTCCGGTCTGACCAATGACGAACTGCAGCGATGTCACTTTCATGTGCACATCCCTTCCGACCCTGAGTTCAGCTCGCTGAACCTAGGCGCGGCGGTGCAGGTGTTGAGCTATGAAGTGCGCATGGCCTGGCTGGCCGCCCAAGGTCAGCCGAGCAAGATCGAGAAAGAAGAAGTGGCCTCGGTGAAAAGTGCCGAGCTGGCGACCATGGATGAGCTGGAGCGCTTTTATGAGCATCTGGAGCAGACGCTGGTTGCCATCGAATTCCTCGATCCGGAAAAACCACGGCATTTGATGGCGCGCCTGCGCCGGTTGTACGGACGCAGCTCGGTCAGCCGGGCGGAAATGAATATTTTGCGTGGCATCCTCACGGAAACCCAGAAAGCGGCCCGTGGTGAGCTTCTTAAGCGGAAGGACTAA